The Streptomyces achromogenes DNA segment TTCCCGCCGACCCGCTCGGTGCGCGGCCCGTGGCGCGAGCAGACCCACGCCCTGGTGCGCACGGTGTCCTTCGCCGGAGGAGGCCCCGGCGGCATGCCGGTGTCGTACGGCGGCTTCGAACTCCCCCTGCGGGACGCGATGCTGGACCGGGCCTTCGAGTGCTGGGTGCACGCCGAGGACATCGCGGAAGCGGTCGACTACCCCTACGCGCCGCCCGCGCCGCGCCACCTCCACGGCATGATCGACCTGGCTGCGCGGATGCTGCCGGAGACGCTCGCCGCCCGCCGTCGCGCCGGACTCGCCTCGCCCGCACGGACCCGGCGTCCGGTGACCGCCGGCCGGCCCGGCCGCAGCCTGCGCCTGGAGATCGAGGGCTCGGGCGGCGGCCAGTGGCTGATCCCGCTGGACTCTCCCGCGCAGCCGGTTCGGCCCGGGACCGGGGACCCCCGCGGCACGGCGGACCCCGCCGAGGACGAGGTGGCCCATGTGGCCATGGACGACGTGGAGTTCTGCCGGCTGGCCGCCGGCCACGTGTCCCCGGAGGAGGCGGCCGCGGGCCAGGTCGGCGACCGGGACGCTATCCGGGACGTGCTGTTCGCGGCGGCGAGCCTCAGCCGGATGTAGCGCGGGCGGGGCGGATCCCGCCTCCGGCCCGCCTTCTCCAGGGTGCGGACACGCCCTAGCTAGGGGAAGACGACCGTCCGCCGCCCGTTGAGCAGGATCCGGCGCTCCGCGTGCCACTTGACGGCTCGCGCCAGCGCCTGGCACTCCACGTCCCGTCCGATCGCGACCAGCTGGTCCGGCGTGACGCCGTGCCCGACCCGCTCGACCTCCTGCTCGATGATCGGCCCCTCGTCGAGATCGGCGGTCACATAGTGCGCCGTCGCCCCGATCAGCTTCACGCCCCGAGCGTGCGCCTGGTGGTACGGCTTCGCGCCCTTGAAGCTCGGCAGGAACGAGTGATGGATGTTGATGATCCGCCCGCTGAGCTGCTTGCACAGGTCGTCGGAGAGGACCTGCATGTAGCGCGCCAGGACGACCAGTTCGACGTCCCGCTCCCGGACCAGCTCCAGCAGCTGCGCCTCGGCCTGCTGCTTGTTCTCCCTCGTCACCGGAATGTGGTGGAAGGGAATGTTGTACGAGCCCACCAGCTCGGCGAAGTCGGTGTGGTTGGACACCACCGCCGCGATCTCCACCGGCAGCGCGCCGATGCTGGCGCGGAACAACAGGTCGTTCAGGCAGTGCCCGAACCTGCTGACCATGAGGACGATGCGCATCTTCTCGTCGGCCCGGTTGATCTGCCAGTCCATGTGGAACGAGTCGCCGATCGCCGCGAAGCTGGCCCGCAGCTTGTCCACCGTCACCGGGGACTCGGCCGAGAAGTGGACGCGCAGGAAGAACAGACCCGTGTCGTGGTCGCCGAACTGCTGGCTGTCCTCGATGTTGCAGCCGGTCATGAAGAGATAACTCGACACGGCGTGCACGATGCCCTGCTTGTCGGGGCAGGAAAGGGTGAGGACGTACTGGTCGGCGGCGGTCGCCGCGGCTCGGGTGGGCTGCGCGTTCATGCCCGACAGGGTCGCACACCGGCCACCGCCGTGGGCAATCGTCCCGCAGGCCGGAACACGACGTCCGCCCCGCTCTCCCGGCCCCCGCCCGCCGTCTACGCGGCGCGCGTCATGATCCGGAGCACCTCGAGGGTGCGGGGCGGGGCGTCCGGGTCGTCCCCGTCGCTCGCCGCCATCCGCACGTGCGCGTCCCGCGCCGCCCGCACCGCGTCCGGCCAGCCCTGGTTGTCGATGTACGCGGAGACCGGGGCGTCCGGCCCGACCTGGTGCATGATCCGCAGCACCCGCAGCACGGCGGTGTCGACGAGGGCCGCCTCCTGCGAGTCGCGGAAGATCGTGCCGACGTACTTCTCGGCGGACCAGTTGTCGAGCCAGGTGTCCTCGACGAGGCGGTACACGGCGTCGGTGACGTCCCCGTATCCCTCGACGCCGGCCAGCCAGACGTTCTGCTGGAACGCCGGATCGGAGAGCATGTGCAGCGCGGAGCGCACATTGCTGCGCCAGCGCCACCACGGCATGTCGTTGAGTGGCATGCCGCCCATGGTGGGGGAGCGACGGCCGCGACGGGAAGAGTTCTCCGAACCTTGCACGGTCACCGATCGTACGTTTCCGCGCCTCGCGAGCGGCACGGACCCCCGCAATTCACCTTCCGGTCACCCAGCGTTGAACGAGGGTCACTCCGAGGTTGGCCATGTGGCGGAATCGTGCATGTCCATGACCGGCAGGCGACGCACGTCCACGCGAAGCACCTCCCTCCCCCGATCGTTCCGCTTCTCCAGGTCCGTCAGAGCGACCGCCCTCTCCGCGGGGGCCCTCGCCGCCTGCGCGTCGCTCGCCGTCGCCTGCGGGGTGGTCCCCGGCACCGCGGGGGGCTCCGGGGACGGCCCGATCGTGGTGATGACCTGGGCTCCCGAAGGGACGTCCGCGACCAACAAACCCGGCATGCCCGCCTTCGCCCGCGCCTACGCCCGCTGGCTCAACGCCAACGGCGGCCTGGGCGGCCGTGACCTCAAGGTGCTGACCTGCAACGACCGCGACGACACCGTCGCCGCCGCACAGTGCGCCCGGCGGGCCGTCAAGGAGGGCGCGGTCGCCGTCGTCGGCTCCTACAGCCAGCACTCCGACGCCTTCTTCCCGCATCTGGAGGGCGCCGGCATCCCGTACATCGGGGGCTTCGGCGTGACGAACGCCGAGTTCACCAGCCCGCTGTCCTACCCCGTCAACGGAGGCCGGTCCAGCCTCCTGGCCGGCCTCGGCAAGGAACTGGCCCCGCAGTGCGGCCGGGTCTCCCTCGTCCGCCCCGACACCATCGCGGGCGACTCCCTGCCCGTGATGCTCGACGCCGGGCTGACGGCGGGCGGCCACGACGCGTCCTCGGACCAGCCGGCCCCGGAGGACGCCACCGAGTACACGGACCAGGCCGAGGACGCCCTGCGGACGGCGACCAAGGGCGAGGGCCGGTCGAGGAAGGGCCGGGGGTGCGTGGTGACCGCGCTCGGGGACCGCACCGGCACCTTCATGGACTCCTTCCGGCGCAGCCGCGACGACTACCCCGGCGTGCGCACCGCCACCATCCTCGGCAGCGTCGACCAGACGGTGATCAACGCCGCCGGCGCCGCTTCGGGCCCCTTCGAGGGGGCGTACGTCACCGGCTGGTACCCGGTGGCGAGCGACCCCGCCTGGGCTCCGATGAAGAAGGTGATCAGCGAGAAGGCGTTCTCCGACACCCGCATCGACCCGGCCGACACGGGCGTGCAGACGACCTGGATCGCCTACAACGTGCTCCGGCAGGCCGTGGAGTCGCTGGACGGCGGCCCGGTGACCGCCGACACCGTGCGGCACGCGCTGGACGGCGGACTGCGGATCGACACGGGCGGGCTCACACCGCCCCTGCGCTGGCGGTTCACCGACCGCCTCGCCTCCATCGGCTTCCCCCGCCTGGTCAACGCCGACGTCACCCTCCAGACCGTGCGCAAGGGCCGCCTGGTGGCCGCCGAGCGGGGCTTCGTCGACGTGACGGGAACCCTGGAGAAGGCGGACGTCGACTGACCGGGCCGGTCGTCTGCCGTCGGCCGGTCGGTCGCCTGCCGCCGGTCGTCGCCGGCGACCGCCGCCGGGTCCCGCGTCGGGTGACGTCCGCGCGGTCCGGCACGCGCGGTCACAGCTGGGTGGGCCGGCGCTCGGTCAGCCCGTACTTCCGGGCGATCGCGTTCCACAGCTTCGCGGCCTGCGCCTTCTGGCCGCTCGCGGTGCCGCTCGCACGGTTGCCGGCCTGGGTCTCTTCGGTGGTGCGGGCCGATCCCCTCTTGCAGTTCTTCTTCTTGTCGGCGGCGACCTGGTCGGCCCAGGCCGCGTAGTGGTCGTCGGCGGACGCGGACGCCTGCCACGCCTTGGTGAGCGCGGTGGTCAGCGCGGTGTGGTCCGGGAGCCGGTCGACCTTCAGCCCGGACAGCCGGGTGACCAGACCGGTGCGCTGCTTCGCCGCGTCCCGCAGATCCGTGGCCGCCCGGGCGAGGTCGCCGCACGCCTTGACGTCGGCGACCGCGCTGATCACGCTGGCCCGGCTGCTGCCGCTGTCCGCCAGCAGCTTGTCCAGTTCCGCGGCCTGTTCCCGGGCCCCGTCCGAGGACGCCGACCCGGACTGCCCGGTCGCCGGCGCCGACGCGGCCACCGTCTTGTTGTCGTCGCCCTTGTCCGAGCCCCCGCCGCCGAGCATCGCGCCCGCGCCGACGCCGACGACCACGAGGGCGACGCCGATCGCCGCGAACAACGGCAGCCGTGAGCCGGTGCGGTCGCCCCGGCCGCGGCCGCCGTCGTCGTCCCGCGCACCGCGCCGGCCTGCGGCCGACGGGTCGCCGGGCGGGATGTGGGCGGGCCGGGCGTAGCCGGCCTGGGCGGGGCGGGCGGCGGGACCGCCGCCGCGGCCCGGCCGGCCGCCGGGTGCGGGGGCGTCCGGCTCGTCGAAGCGCGGCAGCAACTGGGTCGATCCGGCCGGGCCGTCGCCGGCCGGCTCGTCGCGGAAGAGGCCCTCGAACCCGGCGGGCGGCTGCTGCCGGTCGCCGCCGGCCGGTGCGGCGACCGGCGGTATGTACTGGGTGGCCTCGGCGTCGGGATGCCCGCCCGGTATCGCGCCGGGGGTGCCCTGCGGGTGCCGTGGGCCCGGGTTCTGCGGCGTGCGGCCGAGGAAGTGGGTCGACTCGGCCGGGGCCTCGGGCGGCAGCGCGCCCGGCCCGACGGGCGGCAGGTACTGCGTCGCGCCCTCGTCGGCCGGGGCCGCCGGTATCGGCGGCAGGTACTGGGTGGCGCCCTCGTCGCCGGGTGCCGCGGGGACCGGCGGTATGTACTGCGTGGCGCCCTCGTCGACGGAGGCGGACGGGGTCGCGACCGGCGGCAGGGGCGTGCCCGGTCTGCCCTGGCCGTACGCCGGGGCGGCCGGGGCCGGTGCGCCCTCGGGCGGGAGCGGGCCGGCTCCGGTCTGCCGGCCGCCGTTCCACGGATCCTGCGGCGATGCGCCCCACTGGTCCTGCTGCTCGGGCTGGTGCCGGCGATGTGCCTGGTCGGGGGGAAGCGGCCAGCTCTGGTCCGGCTGCTGCGGGGCCGGCGGCTGCTGGTCCGGACCCCAGGGCTGCCCCCAGGTCTGTCCACCGGCCGCCGCCGGCTGCCCGTACTCCGCCTGCTGCCCGTAGTCCCGCGGTCCGTACGCCTGCTGACCGTCAGGCTGTCCGTAAGGCTGCTGACCCTGGGCCTGCTGCCCGTACGGCTGCTCACCGTAGGCCTGCTGCCCCGCCTGCTGTCCGTACGGCTGCTGCCCTGTCGCCTGCTGTCCGTACGGCTGCTGCCCTGTCGGCTGCTGTCCGTACTGGCCGCCGTCGTACCCGCCGGGGTAGGGCTCCGGCGCGGTGCCCGGCTGTGGCTGCGGCCGGGCCGGCGGGCGCCGCACGTCCGGCGTCGTTCCCGGCAGCAGGGGCTCCCCGCCGTCGGAGGGCAGCACGATGCCTTCGCGCGCGGGCTGCGCCGAGGGCTCCTCGCCCTGTCCACTCTGCGTCACCGGGACTCCTACGAATGGGGGACCTTCGGAATCGTCGGTTCACGCTACCGGGTCCCCGGAACCCCGTGCCACGCAGCTCAAGAACGTGATCTCCCTCCCACCGGGATCGCCGGTGACGTACGTAACAGATCCGGAGCGCCGCGCGCCGGGTTCGTCGCCCCCCGCGTGGACCTCGTCTTTTCCCGTACGTGCACGCGGCGGCGCGCCCGCGTGCACGCCACGGCTCACGCCGCCGTCTGCAACTCCAGCCGCGCTCCGAACTCCCTTACCACCGACTCGTCGCGGAACGGTTCCAGCCGCTGCTGGAGGTCGTCGAGGTACTCCGCGCCCCGGTTGGAGCGCAGCGTCTGGAGCAACTCGACCGCTTTCATACCGGTGTTGCAGGCCTGCTCGATCTCGCGTTGCTGCACCTGCGCGGTGGCGAGGAGCACATAGCCGATCGCGCGCCGGCGCGCGCGGCCCGGCGGATGCCCGGCCAGGGACTCCTGGGCGCAGCGCGCCGCCGCCTCGGCCTGGCCCAGGTCGCGGTGACAGTGCGCCAACTCGTCTGCGAGATAGGCCTCGTCGAAGTGCGCGATCCACGTCGGGTCGTCTCCTGCGGACGGATCGGCGGCGTCCAGCGCGGACACCGCCCGTCCGGCCGCCGCCTGGGTGCCGCGGGCGTCGCCCATCAGGGCGTGTCCGCGCGCCTCCGCGGCGAGGAACATCGCCTCCGCGCGCGGTGTCACCCGGCCCCGCGCACCCTCCTGCGCGGCCCGCGCCAACTGCGCGATCTCGCGCGGGTTCCCGAGCTGTGCCGCGAGATGGCTCATGGAGGCGGCCAGCACGTATCCGCCGTATCCCCGGTCGCCCGCCGCCTGGGCCAGCCGCAGCGCCTGGATGTAGTAGCGCTGGGCGAGGCCGGGTTGGCCGGTGTCGACGGCCATGTACCCGGCGAGCTCCGTCAGCCTCGCGACGGCGGCGAAGAGTTCGCGGCCCACGGCCTCCCGGTAGGAACCGGCGAGGAGGCCCGAGACGACGCTGTTGAGGTAGTGCACGACGACCGGGCGCACATGCCCGCTGCCGTGCTGGTGGTCGAGGTCGACCAGCGCCCGCGTCATGGCCTTGACGGCCGCCACGTCGGACCGCCCCACCCGGGGTCCCGCGGACCGCGCGACCTGTGCGTCGGGCGACGAGATGAGCCAGTCGCGGCTCGGCTCGACCAGCGCCGAGGCGGCCACGG contains these protein-coding regions:
- the purU gene encoding formyltetrahydrofolate deformylase — translated: MNAQPTRAAATAADQYVLTLSCPDKQGIVHAVSSYLFMTGCNIEDSQQFGDHDTGLFFLRVHFSAESPVTVDKLRASFAAIGDSFHMDWQINRADEKMRIVLMVSRFGHCLNDLLFRASIGALPVEIAAVVSNHTDFAELVGSYNIPFHHIPVTRENKQQAEAQLLELVRERDVELVVLARYMQVLSDDLCKQLSGRIINIHHSFLPSFKGAKPYHQAHARGVKLIGATAHYVTADLDEGPIIEQEVERVGHGVTPDQLVAIGRDVECQALARAVKWHAERRILLNGRRTVVFP
- a CDS encoding SCO4402 family protein, whose translation is MTVQGSENSSRRGRRSPTMGGMPLNDMPWWRWRSNVRSALHMLSDPAFQQNVWLAGVEGYGDVTDAVYRLVEDTWLDNWSAEKYVGTIFRDSQEAALVDTAVLRVLRIMHQVGPDAPVSAYIDNQGWPDAVRAARDAHVRMAASDGDDPDAPPRTLEVLRIMTRAA
- a CDS encoding ABC transporter substrate-binding protein, with translation MTGRRRTSTRSTSLPRSFRFSRSVRATALSAGALAACASLAVACGVVPGTAGGSGDGPIVVMTWAPEGTSATNKPGMPAFARAYARWLNANGGLGGRDLKVLTCNDRDDTVAAAQCARRAVKEGAVAVVGSYSQHSDAFFPHLEGAGIPYIGGFGVTNAEFTSPLSYPVNGGRSSLLAGLGKELAPQCGRVSLVRPDTIAGDSLPVMLDAGLTAGGHDASSDQPAPEDATEYTDQAEDALRTATKGEGRSRKGRGCVVTALGDRTGTFMDSFRRSRDDYPGVRTATILGSVDQTVINAAGAASGPFEGAYVTGWYPVASDPAWAPMKKVISEKAFSDTRIDPADTGVQTTWIAYNVLRQAVESLDGGPVTADTVRHALDGGLRIDTGGLTPPLRWRFTDRLASIGFPRLVNADVTLQTVRKGRLVAAERGFVDVTGTLEKADVD
- a CDS encoding transcriptional regulator; this translates as MAARPLVARQPNERLQALIQEAGCSNAGLARRVNMCGAEHGLDLRYDKTSVARWLRGQQPRGRAPAIIAEALGRKLGRTVTIDEIGMANGKNLASGVGLQFSPTVLGAIEQVCELWRSDVGRRDFLSGSSVAASALVEPSRDWLISSPDAQVARSAGPRVGRSDVAAVKAMTRALVDLDHQHGSGHVRPVVVHYLNSVVSGLLAGSYREAVGRELFAAVARLTELAGYMAVDTGQPGLAQRYYIQALRLAQAAGDRGYGGYVLAASMSHLAAQLGNPREIAQLARAAQEGARGRVTPRAEAMFLAAEARGHALMGDARGTQAAAGRAVSALDAADPSAGDDPTWIAHFDEAYLADELAHCHRDLGQAEAAARCAQESLAGHPPGRARRRAIGYVLLATAQVQQREIEQACNTGMKAVELLQTLRSNRGAEYLDDLQQRLEPFRDESVVREFGARLELQTAA